The following proteins are co-located in the Apium graveolens cultivar Ventura chromosome 5, ASM990537v1, whole genome shotgun sequence genome:
- the LOC141724622 gene encoding uncharacterized protein LOC141724622 isoform X1, with the protein MIRLYTASVKNVQFSSLGIKDFGGPSTSQILLCKNRVNLSSRRALQKSMFSTCSTCLGCEFWSAHISKLVFSDKNGGFITRALEQQEEQHLFICFCIASLLLQGSTIYGYNDLKSAIRNFSEEHKVREGGFGDIQDVAFSYGIYRNEHQVRSLKDRITRINVDLKLVEPHTMELQKAQGKAHELFVASQELAGR; encoded by the exons ATGATACGCTTGTATACTGCATCTGTTAAAAACGTGCAG TTTAGCAGTTTAGGTATCAAGGACTTTGGGGGTCCTAGCACAAGTCAAATCCTCCTCTGCAAGAACAGAGTTAACTTGTCCTCACGCAG AGCTTTGCAAAAGTCGATGTTTTCCACCTGTAGCACTTGCTTGGGATGTGAGTTCTGGTCTGCACATATTTCCAAACTTGTATTCTCAGACAAAAATGGTGGATTCATCACCAGGGCTTTGGAGCAGCAGGAGGAGCAGCATCTTTTTATCTGCTTCTGCATTGCAAGTTTACTT TTGCAGGGATCAACTATATACGGTTACAATGATTTGAAGTCAGCTATCAGGAATTTTAGTGAAGAACACAAAGTACGAGAAGGTGGATTTGGAGATATACAAG ATGTCGCATTCTCATATGGGATCTATAGAAATGAACATCAAGTAAGGAGTCTTAAGGACAGAATCACAAGGATAAATGTTGATCTCAAATTAGTTGAGCCTCACACAATGGAGTTGCAGAAAGCACAAGGGAAAGCACATGAATTGTTCGTGGCAAGCCAGGAACTTGCTGGAAGATAA
- the LOC141724622 gene encoding uncharacterized protein LOC141724622 isoform X4 → MIRLYTASVKNVQFSSLGIKDFGGPSTSQILLCKNRVNLSSRRALQKSMFSTCSTCLGCEFWSAHISKLVFSDKNGGFITRALEQQEEQHLFICFCIASLLGSTIYGYNDLKSAIRNFSEEHKVREGGFGDIQGDLIFTIISYSLEYKCSLEKKSLHQASLHQAHMY, encoded by the exons ATGATACGCTTGTATACTGCATCTGTTAAAAACGTGCAG TTTAGCAGTTTAGGTATCAAGGACTTTGGGGGTCCTAGCACAAGTCAAATCCTCCTCTGCAAGAACAGAGTTAACTTGTCCTCACGCAG AGCTTTGCAAAAGTCGATGTTTTCCACCTGTAGCACTTGCTTGGGATGTGAGTTCTGGTCTGCACATATTTCCAAACTTGTATTCTCAGACAAAAATGGTGGATTCATCACCAGGGCTTTGGAGCAGCAGGAGGAGCAGCATCTTTTTATCTGCTTCTGCATTGCAAGTTTACTT GGATCAACTATATACGGTTACAATGATTTGAAGTCAGCTATCAGGAATTTTAGTGAAGAACACAAAGTACGAGAAGGTGGATTTGGAGATATACAAGGTGATCTCATTTTTACAATTATCTCATACTCGCTGGAATATAAATG TTCTCTGGAAAAGAAAAGCCTTCATCAAGCAAGCCTTCATCAAGCACATATGTACTAA
- the LOC141724622 gene encoding uncharacterized protein LOC141724622 isoform X2, translating to MIRLYTASVKNVQFSSLGIKDFGGPSTSQILLCKNRVNLSSRRALQKSMFSTCSTCLGCEFWSAHISKLVFSDKNGGFITRALEQQEEQHLFICFCIASLLGSTIYGYNDLKSAIRNFSEEHKVREGGFGDIQDVAFSYGIYRNEHQVRSLKDRITRINVDLKLVEPHTMELQKAQGKAHELFVASQELAGR from the exons ATGATACGCTTGTATACTGCATCTGTTAAAAACGTGCAG TTTAGCAGTTTAGGTATCAAGGACTTTGGGGGTCCTAGCACAAGTCAAATCCTCCTCTGCAAGAACAGAGTTAACTTGTCCTCACGCAG AGCTTTGCAAAAGTCGATGTTTTCCACCTGTAGCACTTGCTTGGGATGTGAGTTCTGGTCTGCACATATTTCCAAACTTGTATTCTCAGACAAAAATGGTGGATTCATCACCAGGGCTTTGGAGCAGCAGGAGGAGCAGCATCTTTTTATCTGCTTCTGCATTGCAAGTTTACTT GGATCAACTATATACGGTTACAATGATTTGAAGTCAGCTATCAGGAATTTTAGTGAAGAACACAAAGTACGAGAAGGTGGATTTGGAGATATACAAG ATGTCGCATTCTCATATGGGATCTATAGAAATGAACATCAAGTAAGGAGTCTTAAGGACAGAATCACAAGGATAAATGTTGATCTCAAATTAGTTGAGCCTCACACAATGGAGTTGCAGAAAGCACAAGGGAAAGCACATGAATTGTTCGTGGCAAGCCAGGAACTTGCTGGAAGATAA
- the LOC141724622 gene encoding uncharacterized protein LOC141724622 isoform X3 has product MIRLYTASVKNVQFSSLGIKDFGGPSTSQILLCKNRVNLSSRRALQKSMFSTCSTCLGCEFWSAHISKLVFSDKNGGFITRALEQQEEQHLFICFCIASLLLQGSTIYGYNDLKSAIRNFSEEHKVREGGFGDIQGDLIFTIISYSLEYKCSLEKKSLHQASLHQAHMY; this is encoded by the exons ATGATACGCTTGTATACTGCATCTGTTAAAAACGTGCAG TTTAGCAGTTTAGGTATCAAGGACTTTGGGGGTCCTAGCACAAGTCAAATCCTCCTCTGCAAGAACAGAGTTAACTTGTCCTCACGCAG AGCTTTGCAAAAGTCGATGTTTTCCACCTGTAGCACTTGCTTGGGATGTGAGTTCTGGTCTGCACATATTTCCAAACTTGTATTCTCAGACAAAAATGGTGGATTCATCACCAGGGCTTTGGAGCAGCAGGAGGAGCAGCATCTTTTTATCTGCTTCTGCATTGCAAGTTTACTT TTGCAGGGATCAACTATATACGGTTACAATGATTTGAAGTCAGCTATCAGGAATTTTAGTGAAGAACACAAAGTACGAGAAGGTGGATTTGGAGATATACAAGGTGATCTCATTTTTACAATTATCTCATACTCGCTGGAATATAAATG TTCTCTGGAAAAGAAAAGCCTTCATCAAGCAAGCCTTCATCAAGCACATATGTACTAA